Genomic window (bacterium):
GCACGGCCAAGGAAATCCTGCGCCCGCTTGATATTTTCCGCCGAGTTCTCCGTGCAAAGAATGGTTGCGTCATCGGGAGTTGCCAGCGCAAACCAGAAAGCGGAGTAACCGTATCCTGAACCAAGCTCCATGATCCTTTTTGCATTCATGAGCCGCGCAAGTAGGAACAGGTTTCGTCCCACGAGCGGTCCGACAATTGGAAAATCCAGGCGCTCCGCAAGATTCTCCATTTCCTTTAAAACTGCATGGTGAGTGGGTGTGATCCTGTGCAGGTACTGTTCCAGATCCGGATTCACAATGTTCATGTGTTAACTCCCCGCAGGTGTTACCTCAAGCAATCGGTCAGGAAAATCAGTGATAATTCCATCCACGCCAAAATCGATCAATTGCTTCATCTCTTCCGGATCATTGACTGTCCATACGTGAATGACAATGCCTTTCTTTTTTGCAGCCTGACAAAACGCGCGCGTTACGACCTGATCACCACGGAAGCGGGGAGGAATCTGAAGAGCATCCCCAGGACTTTTGTAGAAATTTCCCAACCGCACGCGAAAAGAATGGTAAAAACCCAGAGCTTCTTTTCCCGACAAATTAGTGGCAATGGAAGGAGCAAGACTGCGGAAACGCAGGAGTGGCTCGGTATGTTCTGAAGCAACAATAACTTTATCTTCCATCTTATATTTCTTAATCAAACGGTAAACCGGTTCTTCGATGGCAGGCAAAGTCTGTTTGATTTCTATGACAACTCTCAGGTGGGGAAATGTTTTGAAAACATCTTCCAACAAAGGAATCGTGATCCCCTTGCCGCGAAAGGGAAAAGATCCATTTTGATCCGGATCAAACATAAAACCGGCATCTGCCAGCTTCAAGGCGGACCAGTTCTGATTAAACACGCGTCCCGTCCGGTCTGTGGTTCGATCGAGTGTCGCATCATGGATGACAACAATCCGGCCATCGCGCGTGGAATGAACATCCAGTTCGAGAGCATCGATGGAGAGTTTTGCAGCCGCTTCAAAAGCAGCCATGGTGTTTTCCGGATAACGACCGGAAAAACCGCGGTGCGCAATCCTCCAGAAACGGCCATCCTGGAAAAGCTTCTTTTTCGGCCGGTAACTTGCAACTTCAGCTGAAAAATTTGCTACGGAGAAAAGTCCAAAACCGGAGACAATAAGAAGCGTCGCCTTCTTGAGATTCATCCGCGACATTGTACTACTAAAAAATCTCCACATCTCCACTATCTCCTCATCTCCCTGTTTACACGAGCTAAAAAAGCTTGATCAGGGTTGAAGTTTCCGTCTATTCCGTAGACAATGGTAGGGTATTTTGTCTTGGGAGGACTATGTCTGGAAAACAAACAACCGCGCTGTTCGTTTGTGTTTTCCTGTTTGTCACTCAGGTTTTCGGAGAAAAATCGGGCCAGCCGAAAAAGCTACGCTGCATTTCGCCAGCTGCAGTCAGCAAGTTCGTTAAAAGTGAGCAGAAAGTTCAAAGCCAGGGACTGCTCTATTCTCAAGTCACTCCAGTTGGCAATATTGTCGTGTTGGAAGCAAATCCGGAGCTTCTGATTTTACAGAATCTATTCGATTTGCAGAATCTCACCGTCCGTTTTCATCCCGTGTCGAAAGGACGTTACGCGCACACGCTGGAACCAACAAATTTTGACGGCAATGCTTCAAAAGCATTGGATCTTGATGACGATGAAAGTTACGAGCTCGTTTTCAAACACTTTCAGTTCCCCTTCGGACGCAATACGTATGACAGATGCTATGTCAATTCCAACGGAACGATCACATTTGAGACACCCGATACTGACGTGCCTGATGCTGCCAATCTCACGCCTGTTCTACCCAGAATTGCCGGCTTTTTTGCTGATCTGAATCCGGGAGCATCCGGCGCCATTCTGCTGAACGAGACCTCGGATAAAGTCGTAGTCACCTGGTTTAAAGTCCCGGAATTTTTCAATCAAAACCAGTTTGACTTTGGCCAGAATACTTTCCAGATTGTAATGTACAAAACTGGAGTGATCGATCTTGTGTATACAAATGAATTTACTGCGACTCAGGGTTTTGTCGGATTGATTCCGGGTCTGGATACAATACCATTACGGTACGTCGATTTCAGTTCCCGCAAGTCGACCCACCGCACACTGCATTCGTTCGTCGAGAATTTCCACGATTACATCAGCGCGGATATCCCGAACCTCATGAAATCGCTTTACTTGAGCACACCGGATCGATTCGACTTTATCAGCCTCTTCAGCAATTTTGATTTGACTCCGGTGCCCGGAGCCCAGGCTTTTGCAATCAATGTTCGAAACAATGTGCGTGGAATCGGAAATCCGTCCGACAAAAAACCGATTTTCAAGGACAATGAGATCTTCGGCAGCAGAAAACAACTACAAAACATCACTTTCTTTGGAAACGTTCATCAATACCCTTCGGATCCCAGTAAGAAATTGCCGGAAGGGGATGTTTCCCTGCTCGATATTCTTGCGCATGAAATCGGTCACCGCTGGCTTTCTTATGTCAAACTTTTGAAGAACAATGAAGAAAGCGACGTGTTGTTGGGCCGGGATAAAACCCACTGGAGTTTCTTTTTTGATTCCGATGGCTCCTTCCTTGAAGGAAACCAGATACATCTTCGGAAAACAAATTCTTTTGAGACGGGAAATCCCTTCCAGCGATATTCGGATCTTGATCTTTACCTGATGGGACTCAACTCTCCGGAAGAAGTTCGTGAAACCTACTATGTCGAAGGACCATCCAGCTTTTCTCCCGATTTTCCTTTCAGCGCAGAATCTTCTCCGGAACAGAATGTGAAGTTCAAAGGCACCGCTGTGCCGCTCAAAATCCAGGACATCATCGCGGCGAACGGTTTAAGACGGCCCAATTCAAACGGATCCCAAAAAGACTTCAGACACCTTTTCGTAATTGTTGTCAGGGCCGGTCAGCTTCCCACACCGGAAGAACTCGCTTTTATGGAATTGGTTCGAGCTTCCTGGTCAGACTTCTTCTTTAATGCAACGGCCGGAAAGGCCAGTATGGATACGGTTCTGGAGCAGTAATGAAGAAAAGCATTCCGATCTTTCTGCTTTTCTTTGCTGCCATCGCAGCCGCGCAGGAAAGCAAAACAGAGGGAAAACCACCTGAGAGCCGCCGTCAGGTTAACAAAATACACATAGATGCACTGGATGTCTTTGATCCGAAACTTCCTCAGTACCGCTCCTGGTTGTTCCGTTTCCTGAATTCCGTTCACGACCGCACCAACGATTCGTTCATCCAACGGGAATTGGTCTTCAAAGAGGGAGAATATTACGATGAAGATCTTTTGCGTGAAAGCGAACGCCGGCTGCGGAAACATAAATTCCTGGACAACGTTCGCATCGAAAGAGTGCCTGTGGGCGCAAACCAGGACGATATCTACGTGCATACGGAGGATCAGTGGACCACCCAGGTCAACATCAGCGCTGGCACAAGCTCCGGGTATCGTGAGTGGGAATTCTCGGTTGAAGAATCGAACTTTTTGGGATACGGAAAAACGATTGCACTTGAATACAGCGATGATGTGGAAAGATCAAAATATGAAGCGCTCTATTTTGATCCGCAATTTCTGAACACGCGCTGGAACCTGGAAACCGGTTATCAAAGCGCATCGGATGGATGGCGGCACACTCTGGACGTGGTGCGTCCTTTCTATTCGTTGGACACGAAATGGGCTTACGGAGCCTCCATGGATTCCGGCGTGTCTACAAGAAAGTTTTATCGCAAAGGCCGGGCGGTAGCTGAAATTGATAATGATCATCGCAGTGGAATCGCTTTCATGGCGCGCGCCTGGGGTGAACGCTACGATAAGCGCAAGTTAGGCATCCTGTTCAGCCTGGACAATCTAATCTATCCGAACGATGCTCGTATCATTTTCCCGGAAGCGCTAACGGATAAAAACATCAAGAAAAATTTGAATCCAATCGATAAAGAACGTTATCGATACGGTGGAATGTTTCAGTGGAACCGGGAAAATTTTGTTGAGGAAACATATCTCGATAACTTTGGACGTGTGGAGGATCTTCCTATTGGTTTCAGATTGGCGACGATGTTTGCGTATGCAGAGGAAGTGACGCCGGTTCCGGACTTCTATCTCAGTCACACCCTGGCTCAGTACAGTAGACAGTTAAATGATCACCAGTACTTCACCTTTCGCGGAGATTTCAGCGTTCACCGGCAAGCCAATGGCGTTTTCAACAATGTGATTTTCAACGGCTACGCGCACTACTATCTCCAGATGGATAAATTAAAGCTTGGAAAAATCGTATTCCCACGCCAGACTCTTGCTGCGAACCTGTCCACAACACTGACAAGCGATGTAGATGCGCCGTTTCAAATTTCACTGGGTGAAGATGAGGGCCTCAGGGGCTATACATTCAAATCATTTACCGGGCAGAACAGTCTGTTGTTTAATGTGGAAGACCGCATTTTTACGCCTTTTGATTTTCGCCTTGTGGCGGTTGGTCTTGCGGCATTTCTGGATGCAGGTTATGTGTGGTCCTCTGATGAAACGTTGCGGTTTAAAGACTTCGGCCTGAGCGTGGGTGTAGGCCTCAGGATCGGATTGAAGAAATCTCAAAGCGCACGCGTTGTGCGAATTGATTTTGCCGTTCCGTTACACAAGGAAACGGGCGCCTTTACAATTTCCGATCAGAAAGGGTACTCCATCAGCGTATCTTCCGATCAAATTTTCCGTGTCATTGAAGTATTCCCCAAACTATTCGACCTCTTTTAGTTTTAACCGCCAAGGCGCCAAGGGCGCCGAGAAACTCAAATTAAATTTTCCTCTTGGCGGTTTGTCGTCTTGGCGGTTTTTTAAAGCCAGGTTTTGAGAAGGTCTAGGCTCAGGTTGCCACCGCTAAGAACCAGGACGACCTTCTTCCCTTTTAAGTCGCCCAGCTTGCCGGTTATCATTGCGGCGGTTCCGGCTGCACCCGCCGGTTCCACGAGAAGTTTTGCGCGCTGCAAGAGCACGTGAATGGCCTCGATGATTTCATAATCCCTTACAATCACAATCTCATCCACGTATTTCTGCACAATCGCAAGTGTCCATTCACCGACAACCGGGGCAGACAGACCATCCGCGATCGAACTCATTTTTTCCAGACGAACCGGTTTCCCTGCTTCCAGCGCGCGTGTCATTGTTGGGGCGCCTTCCGGTTCCACACCGATGATGCGAACGCGCGGATTTAGACTCTTCAACGTAAAAGCAATCCCTGAAGCCAAAGCGCCGCCTCCAATGCCTACAACTACGACATCGGCTTGCGGCAGGTCCTCGAAAATTTCCAGCCCCACTGTTCCCTGGCCCGCAATCACATAAGGATCATTGAAAGGATGAAGTAGGATAGCTTCCTTTTCGCGTCTTACTTCTTCGGTCCGTTCGAAAATCGTGCTCAGCTCATCGTGCAGAATCACTGTTGCGCCATAACCGCGAGTCGCTTCTAATTTATTCGCCGGAGCAGAAGCCGGCATGACCACCGTGCAGGGAATCTTTTCCATGGATGCGGCAAATGCAACGGCCTGAGCGTGATTTCCTGCAGATACACTCACGATTCCCTTCTTTTTCTCCGCTTCGGTGAAATGCTTCAGGCGGTTGATGGCTCCACGCGGCTTGAATGAACCCGTTTTCTGGAACAACTCCGCTTTCAGCCAGATCTCCGCTCCCGTTTGCCCGCTCAGATATCGTGAAGTAATTAAAGGTGTGCGATGCAAAATCGGACGGATCAGCTCCTTTGCTTCCCGTACATGCTCTATCAAAAGTTCTTCAAACTTCATTTGCGGTCTTAGAAGATAAATACTTTTCAATTTGCTCCAGATAGAGATAGTCCAATCTGCGGAGCTCATATTCTGATAACTCACGGTTTTGCTTTCGCGCATGGCTCACGATTTGTGCTCGTTCAGCCTGCCACGACGCCAAAACACTCGATGGTAAGCTGTCACCCAACCGAAATGTAACAAAGTAAATGCCTTCTTCGGATTCTAGATGAGGTAGGTAACCGCGAGTGCGAAAAATCATTAGGATGATTTTACCATTAGGCCTTGCGGGCAAGGATGCCCGCGCTCCTCTAGCTCCCGACGAGACTAATTCTTCTCCTAAAAATTTGCTCGAAATGAATAATTAAAGAACGGTGAACTTCCGTTACATCCACATCATGGCCCAGTATTTTCTTCAGCGAAGTTACACCATATTGCCTGATGCCGCACGGAACGATGAATTCAAAGTATTTCAGATCCGTGTTTACATTCAGAGCGAAGCCATGCGAAGTGATCCAGCGCGAAACGCGAACACCGATTGCTCCGATCTTTTCCTGGCCCACCCAGGCGCCGGTCATTCCAGGTTCCCTGTGAGCTTCTATCCCGAAATCAGCCACACAGCGAATCATTAATTCTTCCAGGTTCCGCAAATACAGATGCAAATCCGGCTCCTTGCTGATGTTCAAGATCGGATAACCAACAACCTGCCCCGGACCATGATAGGTAACATCTCCGCCCCTTCCACTTTCTTCCACAGAGACATCGTGCTCTTCCAGCCATTCT
Coding sequences:
- a CDS encoding glycerophosphodiester phosphodiesterase, whose amino-acid sequence is MNLKKATLLIVSGFGLFSVANFSAEVASYRPKKKLFQDGRFWRIAHRGFSGRYPENTMAAFEAAAKLSIDALELDVHSTRDGRIVVIHDATLDRTTDRTGRVFNQNWSALKLADAGFMFDPDQNGSFPFRGKGITIPLLEDVFKTFPHLRVVIEIKQTLPAIEEPVYRLIKKYKMEDKVIVASEHTEPLLRFRSLAPSIATNLSGKEALGFYHSFRVRLGNFYKSPGDALQIPPRFRGDQVVTRAFCQAAKKKGIVIHVWTVNDPEEMKQLIDFGVDGIITDFPDRLLEVTPAGS
- a CDS encoding O-methyltransferase — its product is MNIVNPDLEQYLHRITPTHHAVLKEMENLAERLDFPIVGPLVGRNLFLLARLMNAKRIMELGSGYGYSAFWFALATPDDATILCTENSAENIKRAQDFLGRA
- a CDS encoding pyridoxal-phosphate dependent enzyme → MKFEELLIEHVREAKELIRPILHRTPLITSRYLSGQTGAEIWLKAELFQKTGSFKPRGAINRLKHFTEAEKKKGIVSVSAGNHAQAVAFAASMEKIPCTVVMPASAPANKLEATRGYGATVILHDELSTIFERTEEVRREKEAILLHPFNDPYVIAGQGTVGLEIFEDLPQADVVVVGIGGGALASGIAFTLKSLNPRVRIIGVEPEGAPTMTRALEAGKPVRLEKMSSIADGLSAPVVGEWTLAIVQKYVDEIVIVRDYEIIEAIHVLLQRAKLLVEPAGAAGTAAMITGKLGDLKGKKVVLVLSGGNLSLDLLKTWL
- a CDS encoding BamA/TamA family outer membrane protein, whose translation is MKKSIPIFLLFFAAIAAAQESKTEGKPPESRRQVNKIHIDALDVFDPKLPQYRSWLFRFLNSVHDRTNDSFIQRELVFKEGEYYDEDLLRESERRLRKHKFLDNVRIERVPVGANQDDIYVHTEDQWTTQVNISAGTSSGYREWEFSVEESNFLGYGKTIALEYSDDVERSKYEALYFDPQFLNTRWNLETGYQSASDGWRHTLDVVRPFYSLDTKWAYGASMDSGVSTRKFYRKGRAVAEIDNDHRSGIAFMARAWGERYDKRKLGILFSLDNLIYPNDARIIFPEALTDKNIKKNLNPIDKERYRYGGMFQWNRENFVEETYLDNFGRVEDLPIGFRLATMFAYAEEVTPVPDFYLSHTLAQYSRQLNDHQYFTFRGDFSVHRQANGVFNNVIFNGYAHYYLQMDKLKLGKIVFPRQTLAANLSTTLTSDVDAPFQISLGEDEGLRGYTFKSFTGQNSLLFNVEDRIFTPFDFRLVAVGLAAFLDAGYVWSSDETLRFKDFGLSVGVGLRIGLKKSQSARVVRIDFAVPLHKETGAFTISDQKGYSISVSSDQIFRVIEVFPKLFDLF
- the lipB gene encoding lipoyl(octanoyl) transferase LipB, with amino-acid sequence MSTGTRIETPVCELIILDKLSYKQAVALQEFSANRVAEGTEQEKFILLQHPHVITLGRGFHKENLLFSKEWLEEHDVSVEESGRGGDVTYHGPGQVVGYPILNISKEPDLHLYLRNLEELMIRCVADFGIEAHREPGMTGAWVGQEKIGAIGVRVSRWITSHGFALNVNTDLKYFEFIVPCGIRQYGVTSLKKILGHDVDVTEVHRSLIIHFEQIFRRRISLVGS